In a genomic window of Pseudomonas putida:
- a CDS encoding YfhL family 4Fe-4S dicluster ferredoxin: MSLIITDDCINCDVCEPECPNAAISQGEEIYVIDPNLCTQCVGHYDEPQCQQVCPVDCIPLDEAHPETQDELMEKYRKITGKA, encoded by the coding sequence ATGTCCCTGATCATCACCGACGATTGCATCAACTGCGACGTCTGCGAACCCGAGTGCCCAAACGCCGCCATTTCCCAAGGCGAAGAGATCTATGTGATCGACCCGAACCTGTGCACCCAGTGCGTCGGTCACTACGACGAGCCACAGTGCCAACAGGTCTGCCCGGTGGATTGCATCCCCCTGGACGAAGCCCATCCGGAGACTCAAGACGAGTTGATGGAGAAGTACCGCAAGATTACCGGTAAGGCTTGA